In the Sarcophilus harrisii chromosome 3, mSarHar1.11, whole genome shotgun sequence genome, one interval contains:
- the SRRM1 gene encoding serine/arginine repetitive matrix protein 1 isoform X16, translating into MDAGFFRGTSAEQDNRFSNKQKKLLKQLKFAECLEKKVDMGKVNLEVIKPWITKRVTEILGFEDDVVIEFIFNQLEVKNPDSKMMQINLTGFLNGKNAREFMGELWPLLLSAQENIAGIPSAFLELKKEEIKQRQIEQEKLASMKKQDEDKDKRDKEEKESSREKRERSRSPRRRKSRSPSPRRRASPVRRERKRSHSRSPRHRTKSRSPSPAPEKKEEIPELPEPSVKAKEPSIQEATSTSDILKAPKPEPIPEPKEPSPEKNSKKEKEKEKTRPRSRSRSKSRSRTRSRSPSHTRPRRRHRTRSRRRPSPRRRPSPRRRTPPRRMPPPPRHRRSRSPVRRRRRSSASLSGSSSSSSSSRSRSPPKKPPKRISSPPRKTRRLSPSSSPPRRRHRPSPPASPPPKTRRSPTPQQSNRTRKSRGSVSPGRTSATKHKGTEKRESPSPAPKPRKVELSESEEDKGGKMAAADSVQQRRQYRRQNQQSSSDSGSSSSSEDERPKRSNVKNGEVGRRRRHSASRSASPSPRKRQKESSPRRRRRSPSPPPARRRRSPSPAPPPRRRRSPTPPPPPPRRRTPSPPPRRRSPSPRRYSPPIQRRYSPSPPPKRRTASPPPPPKRRASPSPPPKRRVSHSPPPKPRSSPVTKRRSPSLSSKHRKGSPPSRSTRETRSPLPNKRHSPSPRPRVPHTSASPTPLRRGASSSPQRRQSPSPSTRPIRRVSRTPEPRKAKKAASPSPQSVRRVSSSRSASRSPEPAAKKHQAPPSPTQSQSPSTNWSPAAPVKKAKSPTPSPSPARNSDQEGGGKKKKKKKDKKHKKDKKHKKHKKHKKEKAAAAAAAAAAVASTTTSAQEEPEAETEPKKETESEAEDNLDDLEKHLREKALRSMRKAQVSPQS; encoded by the exons AATCCAGATTCCAAAATGATGCAGATTAACCTGACTGGATTCTTGAATGGGAAAAATGCTAGAGAATTTATGGGAGAGCTGTGGCCCTTGTTGTTGAGCGCACAGGAAAACATTGCTGGGATCCCTTCTGCTTTCTTGgaactgaaaaaggaagaaataaaacaaagacag ATTGAACAAGAAAAACTTGCATCTATGAAGAAACAAGATGAAGACAAAGATAAGAgggacaaagaagaaaaggagagcagCAGAGAAAAAAGGGAACGATCTAGAAGCCCCAGAAG ACGCAAGTCCAGATCTCCTTCCCCCAGAAGACGAGCCTCCCCTGTCCGACGAGAGAGAAAGCGAAGTCATTCTCGATCTCCTCGTCATAGAACCAAGAGCCGAAGCCCTTCCCCTGctccagaaaagaaagaagaaatcccAGAACTTCCAGAACCTTCAGTGAAAGCCAAGGAACCTTCAATACAAGAGGCAACCTCTACAAG TGACATTCTGAAAGCTCCCAAACCTGAACCTATACCAGAACCGAAGGAACCttcaccagaaaaaaattcaaaaaaggaaaaagaaaaggagaaaacccGCCCAAGGTCTCGATCACGATCCAAATCGAGATCACGAACACGTTCCCGATCCCCTTCTCATACTCGACCTAGACGACGTCATAGAACACGATCGAG AAGACGTCCAAGTCCAAGAAGGCGGCCATCTCCTCGACGAAGAACCCCACCAAGACGAATGCCTCCTCCACCAAGGCATAGAAGAAGTCGATCTCCTGTGAGACG AAGGCGGCGCTCATCAGCATCTCTCTCTGGCAGCAGCTCGTCATCATCATCTTCCCGTTCCCGGTCACCTCCAAAGAAGCCACCCAAAAGAATCTCCAGCCCCCCTAGAAAAACTCGTAGGCTTTCTCCATCTTCAAGTCCTCCACGGCGAAGACATCGGCCATCTCCTCCAGCAAGCCCACCGCCAAAAACCCGTCGGTCACCAACGCCCCAGCAGTCAAATCGTACAAGGAAAAGTCGTGGCTCTGTTTCTCCAGGGAGAACCTCAG CAACAAAACATAAAGGTACCGAGAAAAGAGAGTCACCTTCACCAGCACCAAAACCTCGGAAAGTAGAGTTATCCGAATCGG AAGAAGACAAAGGTGGCAAAATGGCAGCAGCAGATTCCGTGCAACAGAGGCGACAGTACCGGAGACAGAACCAGCAGTCTTCTTCTG ACTctggctcctcctcctcctcagaaGACGAACGACCGAAGAGATCAAACGTGAAAAATGGAGAAGTGGGAAGACGTCGACGACATTCGGCCTCTCGGAGTGCATCCCCATCACCACGGAAACGCCAGAAAGAGTCCTCTCCTCg TAGGCGGAGAAGAAGTCCATCACCTCCACCGGCTAGACGACGGCGTTCCCCTTCTCCGGCCCCTCCACCCCGGCGGCGGCGATCTCCCACACCACCACCTCCACCACCACGGCGCAG gactccttctcctcccccacgTCGACGCTCACCTTCTCCAAGAAGATACTCTCCTCCAATACAGAGAAGATACTCTCCTTCCCCGCCTCCTAAGAGAAGAACGGCTTCCCCACCACCACCTCCCAAGCGAAGGGCATCACCTTCGCCTCCCCCAAAGCGACGGGTCTCCCATTCTCCACCTCCGAAGCCAAGAAGTTCCCCTGTTACAAAGAGACGTTCCCCTTCCTTATCTTCTAAGCATAGGAAAGGGTCCCCCCCTAGCCGATCCACCCGAGAAACCCGGTCTCCTCTACCAAACAAACGGCATTCACCTTCACCACGGCCTCGAGTTCCTCATACCTCTGCAAGTCCTACCCCACTCCGAAGAGGAGCTTCATCTTCACCCCAAAGAAGGCAGTCCCCATCACCAAGCACTAGGCCTATCAGGAGAGTCTCCAGAACCCCAGAGcccagaaaagcaaaaaa gGCTGCCTCACCAAGTCCCCAGTCTGTAAGAAGGGTCTCATCCTCCAGATCTGCCTCCAGATCTCCTGAGCCAGCAGCTAAGAAACACCAAGCACCTCCATCCCCCACCCAGTCTCAATCCCCATCCACGAATTGGTCGCCAGCAGCACCTGTCAAGAAGGCTAAAAGCCCCACACCAAGCCCATCCCCTGCCAGG AATTCAGACCAGGAGGGtggtgggaagaaaaagaagaaaaagaaggacaaGAAACACAAAAAGGACAAGAAgcacaaaaaacacaaaaaacataaGAAGGAGAAGGCTGCAGCggctgccgctgctgctgctgccgtaGCATCCACCACCACATCAGCCCAGGAAGAGCCTGAAGCAGAGACAGAGCCCAAAAAG GAGACTGAGAGCGAAGCTGAAGACAACCTGGATGATCTAGAGAAACACCTTCGGGAAAAGGCGCTGAGGTCGATGAGAAAGGCGCAAGTGTCCCCACAGTCCTAG
- the SRRM1 gene encoding serine/arginine repetitive matrix protein 1 isoform X15 yields MDAGFFRGTSAEQDNRFSNKQKKLLKQLKFAECLEKKVDMGKVNLEVIKPWITKRVTEILGFEDDVVIEFIFNQLEVKNPDSKMMQINLTGFLNGKNAREFMGELWPLLLSAQENIAGIPSAFLELKKEEIKQRQIEQEKLASMKKQDEDKDKRDKEEKESSREKRERSRSPRRRKSRSPSPRRRASPVRRERKRSHSRSPRHRTKSRSPSPAPEKKEEIPELPEPSVKAKEPSIQEATSTSDILKAPKPEPIPEPKEPSPEKNSKKEKEKEKTRPRSRSRSKSRSRTRSRSPSHTRPRRRHRTRSRSYSPRRRPSPRRRPSPRRRTPPRRMPPPPRHRRSRSPVRRRRRSSASLSGSSSSSSSSRSRSPPKKPPKRISSPPRKTRRLSPSSSPPRRRHRPSPPASPPPKTRRSPTPQQSNRTRKSRGSVSPGRTSATKHKGTEKRESPSPAPKPRKVELSESEDKGGKMAAADSVQQRRQYRRQNQQSSSDSGSSSSSEDERPKRSNVKNGEVGRRRRHSASRSASPSPRKRQKESSPRSRRRRSPSPPPARRRRSPSPAPPPRRRRSPTPPPPPPRRRTPSPPPRRRSPSPRRYSPPIQRRYSPSPPPKRRTASPPPPPKRRASPSPPPKRRVSHSPPPKPRSSPVTKRRSPSLSSKHRKGSPPSRSTRETRSPLPNKRHSPSPRPRVPHTSASPTPLRRGASSSPQRRQSPSPSTRPIRRVSRTPEPRKAKKAASPSPQSVRRVSSSRSASRSPEPAAKKHQAPPSPTQSQSPSTNWSPAAPVKKAKSPTPSPSPARNSDQEGGGKKKKKKKDKKHKKDKKHKKHKKHKKEKAAAAAAAAAAVASTTTSAQEEPEAETEPKKETESEAEDNLDDLEKHLREKALRSMRKAQVSPQS; encoded by the exons AATCCAGATTCCAAAATGATGCAGATTAACCTGACTGGATTCTTGAATGGGAAAAATGCTAGAGAATTTATGGGAGAGCTGTGGCCCTTGTTGTTGAGCGCACAGGAAAACATTGCTGGGATCCCTTCTGCTTTCTTGgaactgaaaaaggaagaaataaaacaaagacag ATTGAACAAGAAAAACTTGCATCTATGAAGAAACAAGATGAAGACAAAGATAAGAgggacaaagaagaaaaggagagcagCAGAGAAAAAAGGGAACGATCTAGAAGCCCCAGAAG ACGCAAGTCCAGATCTCCTTCCCCCAGAAGACGAGCCTCCCCTGTCCGACGAGAGAGAAAGCGAAGTCATTCTCGATCTCCTCGTCATAGAACCAAGAGCCGAAGCCCTTCCCCTGctccagaaaagaaagaagaaatcccAGAACTTCCAGAACCTTCAGTGAAAGCCAAGGAACCTTCAATACAAGAGGCAACCTCTACAAG TGACATTCTGAAAGCTCCCAAACCTGAACCTATACCAGAACCGAAGGAACCttcaccagaaaaaaattcaaaaaaggaaaaagaaaaggagaaaacccGCCCAAGGTCTCGATCACGATCCAAATCGAGATCACGAACACGTTCCCGATCCCCTTCTCATACTCGACCTAGACGACGTCATAGAACACGATCGAG GTCATATTCACCTAGAAGACGTCCAAGTCCAAGAAGGCGGCCATCTCCTCGACGAAGAACCCCACCAAGACGAATGCCTCCTCCACCAAGGCATAGAAGAAGTCGATCTCCTGTGAGACG AAGGCGGCGCTCATCAGCATCTCTCTCTGGCAGCAGCTCGTCATCATCATCTTCCCGTTCCCGGTCACCTCCAAAGAAGCCACCCAAAAGAATCTCCAGCCCCCCTAGAAAAACTCGTAGGCTTTCTCCATCTTCAAGTCCTCCACGGCGAAGACATCGGCCATCTCCTCCAGCAAGCCCACCGCCAAAAACCCGTCGGTCACCAACGCCCCAGCAGTCAAATCGTACAAGGAAAAGTCGTGGCTCTGTTTCTCCAGGGAGAACCTCAG CAACAAAACATAAAGGTACCGAGAAAAGAGAGTCACCTTCACCAGCACCAAAACCTCGGAAAGTAGAGTTATCCGAATCGG AAGACAAAGGTGGCAAAATGGCAGCAGCAGATTCCGTGCAACAGAGGCGACAGTACCGGAGACAGAACCAGCAGTCTTCTTCTG ACTctggctcctcctcctcctcagaaGACGAACGACCGAAGAGATCAAACGTGAAAAATGGAGAAGTGGGAAGACGTCGACGACATTCGGCCTCTCGGAGTGCATCCCCATCACCACGGAAACGCCAGAAAGAGTCCTCTCCTCg taGTAGGCGGAGAAGAAGTCCATCACCTCCACCGGCTAGACGACGGCGTTCCCCTTCTCCGGCCCCTCCACCCCGGCGGCGGCGATCTCCCACACCACCACCTCCACCACCACGGCGCAG gactccttctcctcccccacgTCGACGCTCACCTTCTCCAAGAAGATACTCTCCTCCAATACAGAGAAGATACTCTCCTTCCCCGCCTCCTAAGAGAAGAACGGCTTCCCCACCACCACCTCCCAAGCGAAGGGCATCACCTTCGCCTCCCCCAAAGCGACGGGTCTCCCATTCTCCACCTCCGAAGCCAAGAAGTTCCCCTGTTACAAAGAGACGTTCCCCTTCCTTATCTTCTAAGCATAGGAAAGGGTCCCCCCCTAGCCGATCCACCCGAGAAACCCGGTCTCCTCTACCAAACAAACGGCATTCACCTTCACCACGGCCTCGAGTTCCTCATACCTCTGCAAGTCCTACCCCACTCCGAAGAGGAGCTTCATCTTCACCCCAAAGAAGGCAGTCCCCATCACCAAGCACTAGGCCTATCAGGAGAGTCTCCAGAACCCCAGAGcccagaaaagcaaaaaa gGCTGCCTCACCAAGTCCCCAGTCTGTAAGAAGGGTCTCATCCTCCAGATCTGCCTCCAGATCTCCTGAGCCAGCAGCTAAGAAACACCAAGCACCTCCATCCCCCACCCAGTCTCAATCCCCATCCACGAATTGGTCGCCAGCAGCACCTGTCAAGAAGGCTAAAAGCCCCACACCAAGCCCATCCCCTGCCAGG AATTCAGACCAGGAGGGtggtgggaagaaaaagaagaaaaagaaggacaaGAAACACAAAAAGGACAAGAAgcacaaaaaacacaaaaaacataaGAAGGAGAAGGCTGCAGCggctgccgctgctgctgctgccgtaGCATCCACCACCACATCAGCCCAGGAAGAGCCTGAAGCAGAGACAGAGCCCAAAAAG GAGACTGAGAGCGAAGCTGAAGACAACCTGGATGATCTAGAGAAACACCTTCGGGAAAAGGCGCTGAGGTCGATGAGAAAGGCGCAAGTGTCCCCACAGTCCTAG
- the SRRM1 gene encoding serine/arginine repetitive matrix protein 1 isoform X6, protein MDAGFFRGTSAEQDNRFSNKQKKLLKQLKFAECLEKKVDMGKVNLEVIKPWITKRVTEILGFEDDVVIEFIFNQLEVKNPDSKMMQINLTGFLNGKNAREFMGELWPLLLSAQENIAGIPSAFLELKKEEIKQRQIEQEKLASMKKQDEDKDKRDKEEKESSREKRERSRSPRRRKSRSPSPRRRASPVRRERKRSHSRSPRHRTKSRSPSPAPEKKEEIPELPEPSVKAKEPSIQEATSTSDILKAPKPEPIPEPKEPSPEKNSKKEKEKEKTRPRSRSRSKSRSRTRSRSPSHTRPRRRHRTRSRSYSPRRRPSPRRRPSPRRRTPPRRMPPPPRHRRSRSPVRRRRRSSASLSGSSSSSSSSRSRSPPKKPPKRISSPPRKTRRLSPSSSPPRRRHRPSPPASPPPKTRRSPTPQQSNRTRKSRGSVSPGRTSATKHKGTEKRESPSPAPKPRKVELSESEDKGGKMAAADSVQQRRQYRRQNQQSSSDSGSSSSSEDERPKRSNVKNGEVGRRRRHSASRSASPSPRKRQKESSPRMQMGKRWQSPMIKSSRRRRSPSPPPARRRRSPSPAPPPRRRRSPTPPPPPPRRRTPSPPPRRRSPSPRRYSPPIQRRYSPSPPPKRRTASPPPPPKRRASPSPPPKRRVSHSPPPKPRSSPVTKRRSPSLSSKHRKGSPPSRSTRETRSPLPNKRHSPSPRPRVPHTSASPTPLRRGASSSPQRRQSPSPSTRPIRRVSRTPEPRKAKKAASPSPQSVRRVSSSRSASRSPEPAAKKHQAPPSPTQSQSPSTNWSPAAPVKKAKSPTPSPSPARNSDQEGGGKKKKKKKDKKHKKDKKHKKHKKHKKEKAAAAAAAAAAVASTTTSAQEEPEAETEPKKETESEAEDNLDDLEKHLREKALRSMRKAQVSPQS, encoded by the exons AATCCAGATTCCAAAATGATGCAGATTAACCTGACTGGATTCTTGAATGGGAAAAATGCTAGAGAATTTATGGGAGAGCTGTGGCCCTTGTTGTTGAGCGCACAGGAAAACATTGCTGGGATCCCTTCTGCTTTCTTGgaactgaaaaaggaagaaataaaacaaagacag ATTGAACAAGAAAAACTTGCATCTATGAAGAAACAAGATGAAGACAAAGATAAGAgggacaaagaagaaaaggagagcagCAGAGAAAAAAGGGAACGATCTAGAAGCCCCAGAAG ACGCAAGTCCAGATCTCCTTCCCCCAGAAGACGAGCCTCCCCTGTCCGACGAGAGAGAAAGCGAAGTCATTCTCGATCTCCTCGTCATAGAACCAAGAGCCGAAGCCCTTCCCCTGctccagaaaagaaagaagaaatcccAGAACTTCCAGAACCTTCAGTGAAAGCCAAGGAACCTTCAATACAAGAGGCAACCTCTACAAG TGACATTCTGAAAGCTCCCAAACCTGAACCTATACCAGAACCGAAGGAACCttcaccagaaaaaaattcaaaaaaggaaaaagaaaaggagaaaacccGCCCAAGGTCTCGATCACGATCCAAATCGAGATCACGAACACGTTCCCGATCCCCTTCTCATACTCGACCTAGACGACGTCATAGAACACGATCGAG GTCATATTCACCTAGAAGACGTCCAAGTCCAAGAAGGCGGCCATCTCCTCGACGAAGAACCCCACCAAGACGAATGCCTCCTCCACCAAGGCATAGAAGAAGTCGATCTCCTGTGAGACG AAGGCGGCGCTCATCAGCATCTCTCTCTGGCAGCAGCTCGTCATCATCATCTTCCCGTTCCCGGTCACCTCCAAAGAAGCCACCCAAAAGAATCTCCAGCCCCCCTAGAAAAACTCGTAGGCTTTCTCCATCTTCAAGTCCTCCACGGCGAAGACATCGGCCATCTCCTCCAGCAAGCCCACCGCCAAAAACCCGTCGGTCACCAACGCCCCAGCAGTCAAATCGTACAAGGAAAAGTCGTGGCTCTGTTTCTCCAGGGAGAACCTCAG CAACAAAACATAAAGGTACCGAGAAAAGAGAGTCACCTTCACCAGCACCAAAACCTCGGAAAGTAGAGTTATCCGAATCGG AAGACAAAGGTGGCAAAATGGCAGCAGCAGATTCCGTGCAACAGAGGCGACAGTACCGGAGACAGAACCAGCAGTCTTCTTCTG ACTctggctcctcctcctcctcagaaGACGAACGACCGAAGAGATCAAACGTGAAAAATGGAGAAGTGGGAAGACGTCGACGACATTCGGCCTCTCGGAGTGCATCCCCATCACCACGGAAACGCCAGAAAGAGTCCTCTCCTCg GATGCAGATGGGAAAGAGATGGCAATCGCCAATGATTAAAAG taGTAGGCGGAGAAGAAGTCCATCACCTCCACCGGCTAGACGACGGCGTTCCCCTTCTCCGGCCCCTCCACCCCGGCGGCGGCGATCTCCCACACCACCACCTCCACCACCACGGCGCAG gactccttctcctcccccacgTCGACGCTCACCTTCTCCAAGAAGATACTCTCCTCCAATACAGAGAAGATACTCTCCTTCCCCGCCTCCTAAGAGAAGAACGGCTTCCCCACCACCACCTCCCAAGCGAAGGGCATCACCTTCGCCTCCCCCAAAGCGACGGGTCTCCCATTCTCCACCTCCGAAGCCAAGAAGTTCCCCTGTTACAAAGAGACGTTCCCCTTCCTTATCTTCTAAGCATAGGAAAGGGTCCCCCCCTAGCCGATCCACCCGAGAAACCCGGTCTCCTCTACCAAACAAACGGCATTCACCTTCACCACGGCCTCGAGTTCCTCATACCTCTGCAAGTCCTACCCCACTCCGAAGAGGAGCTTCATCTTCACCCCAAAGAAGGCAGTCCCCATCACCAAGCACTAGGCCTATCAGGAGAGTCTCCAGAACCCCAGAGcccagaaaagcaaaaaa gGCTGCCTCACCAAGTCCCCAGTCTGTAAGAAGGGTCTCATCCTCCAGATCTGCCTCCAGATCTCCTGAGCCAGCAGCTAAGAAACACCAAGCACCTCCATCCCCCACCCAGTCTCAATCCCCATCCACGAATTGGTCGCCAGCAGCACCTGTCAAGAAGGCTAAAAGCCCCACACCAAGCCCATCCCCTGCCAGG AATTCAGACCAGGAGGGtggtgggaagaaaaagaagaaaaagaaggacaaGAAACACAAAAAGGACAAGAAgcacaaaaaacacaaaaaacataaGAAGGAGAAGGCTGCAGCggctgccgctgctgctgctgccgtaGCATCCACCACCACATCAGCCCAGGAAGAGCCTGAAGCAGAGACAGAGCCCAAAAAG GAGACTGAGAGCGAAGCTGAAGACAACCTGGATGATCTAGAGAAACACCTTCGGGAAAAGGCGCTGAGGTCGATGAGAAAGGCGCAAGTGTCCCCACAGTCCTAG
- the SRRM1 gene encoding serine/arginine repetitive matrix protein 1 isoform X5, with product MDAGFFRGTSAEQDNRFSNKQKKLLKQLKFAECLEKKVDMGKVNLEVIKPWITKRVTEILGFEDDVVIEFIFNQLEVKNPDSKMMQINLTGFLNGKNAREFMGELWPLLLSAQENIAGIPSAFLELKKEEIKQRQIEQEKLASMKKQDEDKDKRDKEEKESSREKRERSRSPRRRKSRSPSPRRRASPVRRERKRSHSRSPRHRTKSRSPSPAPEKKEEIPELPEPSVKAKEPSIQEATSTSDILKAPKPEPIPEPKEPSPEKNSKKEKEKEKTRPRSRSRSKSRSRTRSRSPSHTRPRRRHRTRSRSYSPRRRPSPRRRPSPRRRTPPRRMPPPPRHRRSRSPVRRRRRSSASLSGSSSSSSSSRSRSPPKKPPKRISSPPRKTRRLSPSSSPPRRRHRPSPPASPPPKTRRSPTPQQSNRTRKSRGSVSPGRTSATKHKGTEKRESPSPAPKPRKVELSESEEDKGGKMAAADSVQQRRQYRRQNQQSSSDSGSSSSSEDERPKRSNVKNGEVGRRRRHSASRSASPSPRKRQKESSPRMQMGKRWQSPMIKSSRRRRSPSPPPARRRRSPSPAPPPRRRRSPTPPPPPPRRRTPSPPPRRRSPSPRRYSPPIQRRYSPSPPPKRRTASPPPPPKRRASPSPPPKRRVSHSPPPKPRSSPVTKRRSPSLSSKHRKGSPPSRSTRETRSPLPNKRHSPSPRPRVPHTSASPTPLRRGASSSPQRRQSPSPSTRPIRRVSRTPEPRKAKKAASPSPQSVRRVSSSRSASRSPEPAAKKHQAPPSPTQSQSPSTNWSPAAPVKKAKSPTPSPSPARNSDQEGGGKKKKKKKDKKHKKDKKHKKHKKHKKEKAAAAAAAAAAVASTTTSAQEEPEAETEPKKETESEAEDNLDDLEKHLREKALRSMRKAQVSPQS from the exons AATCCAGATTCCAAAATGATGCAGATTAACCTGACTGGATTCTTGAATGGGAAAAATGCTAGAGAATTTATGGGAGAGCTGTGGCCCTTGTTGTTGAGCGCACAGGAAAACATTGCTGGGATCCCTTCTGCTTTCTTGgaactgaaaaaggaagaaataaaacaaagacag ATTGAACAAGAAAAACTTGCATCTATGAAGAAACAAGATGAAGACAAAGATAAGAgggacaaagaagaaaaggagagcagCAGAGAAAAAAGGGAACGATCTAGAAGCCCCAGAAG ACGCAAGTCCAGATCTCCTTCCCCCAGAAGACGAGCCTCCCCTGTCCGACGAGAGAGAAAGCGAAGTCATTCTCGATCTCCTCGTCATAGAACCAAGAGCCGAAGCCCTTCCCCTGctccagaaaagaaagaagaaatcccAGAACTTCCAGAACCTTCAGTGAAAGCCAAGGAACCTTCAATACAAGAGGCAACCTCTACAAG TGACATTCTGAAAGCTCCCAAACCTGAACCTATACCAGAACCGAAGGAACCttcaccagaaaaaaattcaaaaaaggaaaaagaaaaggagaaaacccGCCCAAGGTCTCGATCACGATCCAAATCGAGATCACGAACACGTTCCCGATCCCCTTCTCATACTCGACCTAGACGACGTCATAGAACACGATCGAG GTCATATTCACCTAGAAGACGTCCAAGTCCAAGAAGGCGGCCATCTCCTCGACGAAGAACCCCACCAAGACGAATGCCTCCTCCACCAAGGCATAGAAGAAGTCGATCTCCTGTGAGACG AAGGCGGCGCTCATCAGCATCTCTCTCTGGCAGCAGCTCGTCATCATCATCTTCCCGTTCCCGGTCACCTCCAAAGAAGCCACCCAAAAGAATCTCCAGCCCCCCTAGAAAAACTCGTAGGCTTTCTCCATCTTCAAGTCCTCCACGGCGAAGACATCGGCCATCTCCTCCAGCAAGCCCACCGCCAAAAACCCGTCGGTCACCAACGCCCCAGCAGTCAAATCGTACAAGGAAAAGTCGTGGCTCTGTTTCTCCAGGGAGAACCTCAG CAACAAAACATAAAGGTACCGAGAAAAGAGAGTCACCTTCACCAGCACCAAAACCTCGGAAAGTAGAGTTATCCGAATCGG AAGAAGACAAAGGTGGCAAAATGGCAGCAGCAGATTCCGTGCAACAGAGGCGACAGTACCGGAGACAGAACCAGCAGTCTTCTTCTG ACTctggctcctcctcctcctcagaaGACGAACGACCGAAGAGATCAAACGTGAAAAATGGAGAAGTGGGAAGACGTCGACGACATTCGGCCTCTCGGAGTGCATCCCCATCACCACGGAAACGCCAGAAAGAGTCCTCTCCTCg GATGCAGATGGGAAAGAGATGGCAATCGCCAATGATTAAAAG taGTAGGCGGAGAAGAAGTCCATCACCTCCACCGGCTAGACGACGGCGTTCCCCTTCTCCGGCCCCTCCACCCCGGCGGCGGCGATCTCCCACACCACCACCTCCACCACCACGGCGCAG gactccttctcctcccccacgTCGACGCTCACCTTCTCCAAGAAGATACTCTCCTCCAATACAGAGAAGATACTCTCCTTCCCCGCCTCCTAAGAGAAGAACGGCTTCCCCACCACCACCTCCCAAGCGAAGGGCATCACCTTCGCCTCCCCCAAAGCGACGGGTCTCCCATTCTCCACCTCCGAAGCCAAGAAGTTCCCCTGTTACAAAGAGACGTTCCCCTTCCTTATCTTCTAAGCATAGGAAAGGGTCCCCCCCTAGCCGATCCACCCGAGAAACCCGGTCTCCTCTACCAAACAAACGGCATTCACCTTCACCACGGCCTCGAGTTCCTCATACCTCTGCAAGTCCTACCCCACTCCGAAGAGGAGCTTCATCTTCACCCCAAAGAAGGCAGTCCCCATCACCAAGCACTAGGCCTATCAGGAGAGTCTCCAGAACCCCAGAGcccagaaaagcaaaaaa gGCTGCCTCACCAAGTCCCCAGTCTGTAAGAAGGGTCTCATCCTCCAGATCTGCCTCCAGATCTCCTGAGCCAGCAGCTAAGAAACACCAAGCACCTCCATCCCCCACCCAGTCTCAATCCCCATCCACGAATTGGTCGCCAGCAGCACCTGTCAAGAAGGCTAAAAGCCCCACACCAAGCCCATCCCCTGCCAGG AATTCAGACCAGGAGGGtggtgggaagaaaaagaagaaaaagaaggacaaGAAACACAAAAAGGACAAGAAgcacaaaaaacacaaaaaacataaGAAGGAGAAGGCTGCAGCggctgccgctgctgctgctgccgtaGCATCCACCACCACATCAGCCCAGGAAGAGCCTGAAGCAGAGACAGAGCCCAAAAAG GAGACTGAGAGCGAAGCTGAAGACAACCTGGATGATCTAGAGAAACACCTTCGGGAAAAGGCGCTGAGGTCGATGAGAAAGGCGCAAGTGTCCCCACAGTCCTAG